A genomic region of Alicyclobacillus sp. SO9 contains the following coding sequences:
- a CDS encoding rod shape-determining protein has protein sequence MFAGRDMGVDLGTANTLVYVKGKGIILREPSVVALRSDTGAIEAVGEQAKQMIGRTPGNIVAVRPMKDGVIADFQTTATMLRYFIRQAIKNKSSWSGKPRVMVSVPSGITAVEKRAVEDAAIEAGARDAQTIEEPMAAAIGAGLPVGEPTGSMVVDIGGGTTEVAIISLGGIVTSRSIRVAGDEMDQAIMQYIKKNYNMMIGERTAEDLKVTTGTAMPEDNHSTMDTRGRDLVTGLPKTFTISSAEISDALSDTVGSIVEAVKVTLEKSPPELAADIMDRGIVLTGGGALLRNLDQLLSNETGMPVIVAEEPLDCVAIGTGKALDNYDVYKRRTAVARKAQIRK, from the coding sequence ATGTTTGCAGGGCGAGATATGGGCGTAGATCTCGGAACAGCTAATACGTTGGTTTATGTGAAAGGCAAAGGGATTATATTACGGGAACCTTCCGTGGTTGCCCTTCGATCCGATACTGGTGCGATTGAAGCGGTCGGCGAACAGGCGAAACAGATGATTGGCAGAACACCTGGAAACATTGTGGCCGTCCGGCCTATGAAAGACGGCGTCATTGCGGATTTTCAAACAACAGCCACAATGCTGCGGTACTTTATCAGACAGGCAATTAAGAACAAATCATCTTGGTCTGGAAAGCCTAGAGTTATGGTTAGCGTTCCTTCTGGTATCACTGCGGTAGAAAAGCGCGCCGTTGAAGACGCTGCAATTGAAGCCGGAGCACGAGACGCACAGACCATCGAGGAACCCATGGCAGCTGCCATTGGCGCTGGATTGCCGGTTGGAGAGCCAACTGGCAGCATGGTCGTCGATATCGGCGGCGGGACAACTGAGGTCGCAATCATATCCTTAGGCGGAATTGTAACCAGTCGGTCTATTCGCGTTGCCGGCGATGAGATGGACCAGGCTATCATGCAGTACATCAAGAAAAACTACAATATGATGATTGGTGAGCGCACGGCAGAAGATCTGAAAGTGACTACGGGCACGGCCATGCCAGAGGACAACCATTCGACGATGGACACCAGGGGTCGTGACTTGGTAACAGGTTTGCCGAAGACATTTACCATCAGTTCTGCGGAAATCAGCGATGCGCTTTCAGACACCGTTGGTTCTATTGTGGAAGCAGTTAAGGTTACATTGGAGAAGTCTCCTCCGGAACTGGCTGCAGATATTATGGACCGCGGTATTGTCTTGACAGGCGGAGGAGCGTTGTTGCGCAACCTCGACCAGCTTTTAAGCAACGAGACAGGGATGCCTGTGATTGTGGCTGAAGAACCTTTGGACTGTGTCGCAATTGGCACAGGAAAAGCTTTGGACAACTATGACGTTTATAAGCGCCGGACTGCGGTAGCGCGGAAAGCTCAAATACGAAAGTGA
- the radC gene encoding DNA repair protein RadC, with the protein MTEVRTLPQRTFHTPRERLFTEGPQSLRDDELLAVLMQSGGRGLSVHELAQRVLASCNGIYGLLDVTAEELMEVRGIGLAKALQITAAIELGRRVIRKPAQKKFQISSASDAAGYVMDRMRHLKKEQFVTLHLDTKHCVIGDEIVSVGSLDSSIVHPREIFKSAVKRSASAILCVHNHPSGDPSPSPEDIAVTKRLCEAGKLLGIDVIDHIVIGDNRYISLQAQGYM; encoded by the coding sequence ATGACAGAGGTCAGGACACTGCCTCAACGAACATTTCATACACCGCGGGAACGCTTATTCACGGAAGGTCCGCAATCGCTAAGGGACGATGAACTGTTGGCCGTGCTCATGCAATCTGGCGGTCGAGGCCTTTCCGTCCATGAACTGGCGCAACGAGTCCTCGCTTCATGTAATGGAATCTACGGACTGCTGGATGTTACAGCTGAAGAATTGATGGAAGTACGAGGTATTGGACTTGCCAAAGCCCTGCAAATCACGGCTGCTATTGAACTTGGCCGCAGAGTCATTCGCAAGCCAGCTCAGAAAAAATTCCAAATTAGCTCAGCAAGTGACGCTGCCGGGTATGTTATGGACAGGATGAGGCACCTTAAAAAGGAACAATTTGTGACCTTGCACTTGGATACGAAACACTGTGTTATTGGAGACGAGATAGTATCTGTGGGCAGCTTGGATTCGTCAATTGTACATCCAAGAGAAATTTTTAAGTCGGCCGTCAAGAGAAGCGCATCGGCCATTCTTTGTGTCCACAACCACCCAAGCGGAGATCCCTCTCCTAGTCCCGAAGACATTGCAGTGACAAAGCGGCTTTGCGAAGCGGGGAAACTTCTTGGTATCGACGTGATTGACCATATTGTAATTGGTGACAATCGCTATATCAGTCTGCAGGCACAGGGTTACATGTAA